A single genomic interval of Bos indicus isolate NIAB-ARS_2022 breed Sahiwal x Tharparkar chromosome 5, NIAB-ARS_B.indTharparkar_mat_pri_1.0, whole genome shotgun sequence harbors:
- the POLR3H gene encoding DNA-directed RNA polymerase III subunit RPC8 isoform X3 yields MFVLVEMVDTVRIPPWQFERKLNDSIAEELNKKLANKVVYNVGLCICLFDITKLEDAYVFPGDGASHTKVHFRYVVFHPFLDEILIGKIKGCSPEGVHVSLGFFDDILIPPESLQQPAKFDEAEQVWVWEYETEEGAHDLYMDIGEEVRFRVVDESFVDTSPTGPSSAEAASSSEELPKKEAPYTLMGSISEPGLGLLSWWTSS; encoded by the exons ATGTTTGTCCTCGTGGAGATGGTGGACACCGTGCGGATCCCCCCGTGGCAGTTTGAGAGGAAGCTCAACGATTCCATCGCCGAAGAGTTGAACAAAAAGTTGGCCAACAAG GTCGTGTACAACGTGGGACTCTGCATCTGTCTGTTTGACATCACCAAGCTGGAGGACGCGTACGTGTTCCCAGGGGATGGTGCGTCACACACGAAAG TTCACTTTCGCTATGTGGTGTTCCATCCGTTCCTAGACGAGATTCTGATCGGAAAAATCAAAGGCTGCAGCCCGGAGGGAGTGCATG TCTCCCTAGGGTTCTTCGATGACATTCTCATCCCTCCGGAGTCGCTGCAGCAGCCGGCCAAGTT CGACGAGGCAGAGCAGGTGTGGGTGTGGGAGTACGAGACGGAGGAGGGCGCCCACGACCTGTACATGGACATCGGTGAGGAGGTCCGCTTCCGGGTGGTGGACGAGAGCTTCGTGGACACATCCCCCACGGGACCCAGCTCGGCCGAGGCCGCCTCTTCCAGTGAGGAGCTGCCCAAGAAGGAGGCTCCGTACACGCTCATG
- the POLR3H gene encoding DNA-directed RNA polymerase III subunit RPC8 isoform X4 has protein sequence MFVLVEMVDTVRIPPWQFERKLNDSIAEELNKKLANKVVYNVGLCICLFDITKLEDAYVFPGDGASHTKVSLGFFDDILIPPESLQQPAKFDEAEQVWVWEYETEEGAHDLYMDIGEEVRFRVVDESFVDTSPTGPSSAEAASSSEELPKKEAPYTLMGSISEPGLGLLSWWTSS, from the exons ATGTTTGTCCTCGTGGAGATGGTGGACACCGTGCGGATCCCCCCGTGGCAGTTTGAGAGGAAGCTCAACGATTCCATCGCCGAAGAGTTGAACAAAAAGTTGGCCAACAAG GTCGTGTACAACGTGGGACTCTGCATCTGTCTGTTTGACATCACCAAGCTGGAGGACGCGTACGTGTTCCCAGGGGATGGTGCGTCACACACGAAAG TCTCCCTAGGGTTCTTCGATGACATTCTCATCCCTCCGGAGTCGCTGCAGCAGCCGGCCAAGTT CGACGAGGCAGAGCAGGTGTGGGTGTGGGAGTACGAGACGGAGGAGGGCGCCCACGACCTGTACATGGACATCGGTGAGGAGGTCCGCTTCCGGGTGGTGGACGAGAGCTTCGTGGACACATCCCCCACGGGACCCAGCTCGGCCGAGGCCGCCTCTTCCAGTGAGGAGCTGCCCAAGAAGGAGGCTCCGTACACGCTCATG